Proteins from a single region of Verrucosispora sp. NA02020:
- a CDS encoding DUF488 family protein: MSATLAVSHRVGILGVGYEGRSIGEFVSGLVDMNVTRLVDVRMTPISRKRGFSKSALSQALAAQGIVYEHRRELGNPKENRPGFGGSPEELRSARAAYASLLHHAEPSAALDALAESGQRELVALLCFEADESRCHRQVVMRLLEDRMPIVSASTRPAR, translated from the coding sequence ATGAGCGCCACCTTAGCTGTGAGTCACCGGGTCGGCATCCTGGGTGTCGGCTACGAAGGCCGCTCCATCGGTGAGTTCGTGAGCGGCCTCGTGGACATGAACGTCACACGCCTGGTCGATGTCCGGATGACGCCGATCTCACGCAAGCGTGGTTTCAGCAAGTCGGCCCTTAGTCAGGCGCTCGCGGCGCAGGGGATCGTCTACGAGCACCGCAGGGAGCTGGGTAACCCGAAGGAGAATCGCCCCGGATTCGGTGGCAGTCCCGAGGAGTTACGCTCGGCGAGAGCGGCGTACGCCTCTTTGCTGCACCACGCTGAGCCCTCGGCGGCGCTTGACGCGCTCGCCGAGAGCGGGCAACGCGAGTTGGTAGCGTTGCTCTGTTTCGAGGCAGACGAAAGCCGTTGTCACCGCCAGGTCGTAATGCGCCTGCTCGAAGATCGCATGCCTATCGTTTCGGCCAGTACACGCCCAGCACGCTGA
- a CDS encoding type II toxin-antitoxin system VapC family toxin has protein sequence MIYLDSAAVIKLVRQEACSTDLVSWLNEHDDVPLVSSALVEVEVPRALRRSAPQALIGVPAAVGRLFRLEIDSTIRATAAAFAEPTLRSLDAIHLATAQVLTNESGTALTAFVTYDRRLLACAKEAGLPVASPGQN, from the coding sequence GTGATCTATCTCGACTCCGCCGCCGTCATCAAGCTGGTGCGGCAGGAAGCATGCAGCACCGACCTCGTCTCCTGGCTCAACGAGCACGACGACGTGCCGCTGGTCTCCTCCGCGCTCGTCGAGGTGGAAGTACCCAGAGCGCTCCGCCGATCGGCTCCGCAGGCGTTGATCGGAGTGCCGGCTGCTGTCGGACGACTGTTCCGACTGGAGATCGACAGCACGATCCGTGCCACCGCGGCCGCCTTCGCCGAGCCGACGCTCCGCAGCCTCGACGCCATCCACCTGGCCACCGCCCAGGTGCTGACCAACGAGTCCGGCACGGCACTGACCGCCTTCGTCACCTACGACCGGCGGCTGCTCGCTTGTGCCAAGGAAGCAGGGCTGCCCGTAGCAAGCCCCGGCCAGAACTGA
- a CDS encoding pitrilysin family protein, giving the protein MIAHLDTDGVPTLLAPTGGPMRAGLTFRVGTADETLARHGITHLLEHLALAPLGSADHHFNGATGPVFTTFHMQGSEQDVATFLTAVCAHLADLPTGRLEVEKDILRTEWSSRGSAAIDDIPLWRHGARDFGLGSYPEWGLAALTADDLRQWAARWFTRENAVLWIAGDRVPDGLTLKLPGGTRQPVPAASSALPATPAYFVRGNQAVVLDAVVRRGHAAGLFADVLERELFRALRQDAGLSYTIAGGYEPRGDGHAVLRALADALAEKQDAVLGGFVDVLATLRVGRIDQADLDAAVAKRIEMLATAEADAARLTGYAFNLLTGEPNLSLDEHRAALRAVTVADLHEVAHEVHASALLMVPEGTRADWAGFVAAPTISEAIPAGTAHRSRDDDGQLRVGPDGISYLGDGGPLTVRYADCAAMLAWPDGARQLIGHDAIVLHVEPTLYDLRPPGLGVLDAAVPADRQVAMPPRDPEQIPQPGGVRDDRDHVPRSRRARRETLLLLLGGLVVLGLGGRALLLTIDVVLEPPTGDVGGRWGAAVRGWLLTVILALPIVLLARGRRR; this is encoded by the coding sequence GTGATCGCGCACCTGGACACCGACGGGGTCCCCACGCTGCTCGCGCCGACCGGCGGGCCGATGCGGGCCGGGCTGACCTTCCGGGTCGGCACCGCCGACGAGACCCTCGCCCGGCACGGCATCACGCACCTGCTCGAACACCTCGCCCTCGCCCCGCTGGGCAGCGCCGACCACCACTTCAACGGCGCCACCGGACCGGTCTTCACCACCTTCCACATGCAGGGCTCCGAGCAGGACGTCGCCACCTTCCTGACCGCCGTCTGCGCCCACCTCGCCGACCTGCCCACCGGGCGGCTGGAGGTGGAGAAGGACATCCTGCGGACCGAGTGGAGCAGCCGGGGCAGCGCGGCCATCGACGACATCCCACTGTGGCGGCACGGTGCCCGCGACTTCGGGCTGGGCAGCTACCCCGAGTGGGGACTCGCCGCGCTCACCGCCGACGACCTGCGTCAGTGGGCGGCGCGCTGGTTCACCCGCGAGAACGCGGTGCTCTGGATCGCCGGTGACCGGGTCCCCGACGGGCTGACCCTGAAACTGCCCGGCGGCACCCGGCAGCCCGTGCCGGCCGCGTCGTCGGCACTGCCCGCCACGCCGGCGTACTTCGTGCGCGGCAACCAGGCCGTGGTGCTCGACGCGGTGGTGCGGCGCGGGCACGCCGCCGGACTCTTCGCCGACGTGCTGGAACGCGAACTGTTCCGCGCGTTGCGCCAGGACGCCGGCCTCTCCTACACGATCGCCGGCGGCTACGAGCCGCGCGGTGACGGCCACGCCGTCCTGCGCGCCCTCGCCGACGCGCTGGCCGAGAAGCAGGACGCCGTCCTCGGCGGCTTCGTCGACGTGCTGGCCACGCTCCGGGTCGGCCGGATAGACCAGGCCGACCTCGACGCCGCCGTGGCCAAGCGCATCGAGATGCTGGCCACCGCCGAGGCCGACGCCGCCAGACTGACCGGGTACGCCTTCAACCTGCTCACCGGCGAGCCCAACCTCAGCCTCGACGAGCACCGCGCCGCACTGAGGGCGGTCACCGTGGCCGACCTGCACGAGGTCGCCCACGAGGTGCACGCCTCGGCCCTGCTGATGGTGCCCGAGGGCACCCGTGCCGACTGGGCCGGTTTCGTCGCCGCCCCCACCATCTCCGAGGCGATCCCCGCCGGCACCGCCCACCGTTCCCGCGACGACGACGGCCAGCTCCGCGTCGGCCCCGACGGCATCAGCTACCTCGGTGACGGCGGCCCGCTGACCGTCCGGTACGCCGACTGCGCCGCCATGCTCGCCTGGCCCGACGGCGCCCGCCAACTCATCGGCCACGACGCGATCGTGCTGCACGTCGAGCCGACCCTGTACGACCTGCGCCCACCCGGCCTGGGCGTGTTGGACGCCGCCGTACCCGCCGACCGGCAGGTCGCCATGCCGCCCCGCGACCCTGAGCAGATCCCACAACCCGGCGGCGTACGCGACGACCGCGACCACGTTCCCCGCTCCCGGCGTGCCCGGCGGGAGACGTTGCTCCTGCTGCTCGGCGGCCTGGTCGTCCTCGGGCTCGGCGGCCGGGCCCTGCTGCTCACCATCGACGTGGTCCTCGAACCCCCCACCGGAGACGTCGGCGGGCGGTGGGGTGCGGCCGTCCGAGGCTGGCTGCTCACTGTTATCCTCGCGTTGCCCATCGTGCTGTTGGCGCGGGGGCGACGCCGGTGA
- a CDS encoding ROK family transcriptional regulator: protein MALLRPENPQQARLVRLLRDEGPRSRVELGDLLGLSRTTLTTELDRLVARGLIETAGPAASRGGRRSSLLRLAAGVRFVGVLVGADRISVAVTDGELNVLAEASEPADVRQGPEPVIGRCVELAGKLRAESGGAEPTGVGVALPGPVDDGASIAPTALPGWQRFPVRDAFAAELGCPALVDNDANVLALGEQHAGIGRTFDDFLYLKLGTSIGCGLVLGGTLYRGSTSSAGDIAHLPLSEDGPTCACGEVGCLEAYCGDAGLTRAATAVARTGRCAPLAARLADAGTLTVSDVAAAALAGDPTAQALVRDAARRLGQVLVGLVSFFNPGIVVIGGAPEGLGHILLAEVRGVVYRRSAPTATGTMPVVLSDLADRAGLVGAARLASEHVFTVD from the coding sequence ATGGCCCTTCTCCGGCCGGAGAACCCGCAGCAGGCGCGACTCGTCCGGTTGCTGCGCGACGAGGGCCCGCGTTCCCGGGTCGAGCTGGGTGACCTGCTCGGCCTGTCGCGTACCACTCTCACCACCGAACTGGATCGCCTCGTCGCCCGCGGCCTGATCGAGACCGCCGGCCCGGCCGCGTCCCGGGGCGGACGGCGCTCGTCCCTGCTCCGGCTCGCCGCCGGGGTGCGGTTCGTCGGCGTGCTCGTCGGGGCCGACCGGATCAGCGTGGCGGTCACCGACGGTGAGTTGAACGTGCTGGCCGAGGCGAGCGAGCCGGCCGACGTCCGCCAGGGACCCGAGCCGGTGATCGGGCGGTGCGTCGAACTGGCCGGCAAGCTCCGCGCCGAGTCGGGAGGCGCCGAACCCACCGGTGTCGGTGTCGCGTTGCCCGGGCCGGTCGACGACGGCGCCTCCATCGCGCCGACCGCGCTGCCCGGCTGGCAGCGCTTCCCGGTCCGGGACGCCTTCGCCGCCGAGCTGGGCTGCCCGGCGCTGGTCGACAACGACGCGAACGTGCTGGCGCTGGGCGAGCAGCACGCCGGCATCGGCCGCACCTTCGACGACTTCCTCTATCTGAAGCTGGGCACGTCGATCGGCTGCGGACTGGTGCTCGGCGGCACGCTGTACCGCGGATCGACCAGCAGCGCCGGCGACATCGCGCACCTGCCGCTCTCCGAGGACGGGCCGACCTGCGCCTGCGGGGAGGTCGGCTGCCTGGAGGCGTACTGCGGCGACGCCGGGCTGACCCGGGCCGCGACGGCCGTGGCACGGACCGGCCGCTGCGCGCCGCTGGCCGCGCGGTTGGCCGACGCCGGCACGCTGACCGTGTCGGACGTGGCCGCCGCCGCGCTCGCCGGGGACCCGACGGCCCAGGCACTGGTACGCGACGCCGCACGCCGCCTCGGCCAGGTGCTCGTCGGCCTGGTCAGCTTCTTCAACCCGGGGATCGTGGTGATCGGCGGCGCGCCGGAAGGGCTCGGGCACATCCTGCTCGCCGAGGTACGGGGCGTGGTCTACCGCCGGTCGGCACCGACGGCCACCGGCACCATGCCGGTGGTCCTCTCCGACCTGGCCGACCGGGCCGGCCTGGTGGGCGCGGCCCGGCTGGCCAGCGAGCACGTCTTCACCGTCGACTGA
- a CDS encoding type II toxin-antitoxin system Phd/YefM family antitoxin — protein MERIGVRELNQNTSQVLARVSGGETLEITDRGHPIARLVPVGDDRSILAKLVAAGRAVAPTGGGSVPLPPQLGDESVDVAASLTAMRDEERW, from the coding sequence ATGGAACGCATCGGTGTCCGGGAGCTGAACCAGAACACGAGCCAGGTGTTGGCTCGAGTGAGTGGTGGGGAGACCCTCGAAATCACCGATCGTGGACACCCGATCGCCCGACTTGTTCCGGTAGGTGACGACAGGTCGATTCTGGCCAAGCTGGTAGCGGCAGGGCGGGCAGTCGCCCCCACCGGTGGGGGCTCTGTCCCACTTCCTCCGCAGCTCGGCGACGAGAGTGTGGACGTGGCCGCCTCGCTCACGGCGATGCGTGACGAGGAGCGCTGGTGA